One genomic window of Arthrobacter sp. KBS0703 includes the following:
- a CDS encoding zinc-dependent metalloprotease yields the protein MTSNPLNPPNGEENPKDPLAEMLQNLMGGKGMGDIDPAELAKAAGLPDDPNLLAQMFSQVQAMMSAPSEGPVNWKLAHDNARRVAASSSDPSVTTPQSREVDEALRLAELWLDPVTDLPATGLIGRAWSRAEWVEETLGTWKRLTEPVANSIANALSSAMTEQMPEEMKSMMGGASSMLQNMGGAIFGMQLGQAIGALSAEVVSSTDIGVPLADLEMALLPGNVAKFGEGLSLPENDIRLFLAVREAAHARLFVQVPWLRGHLLGAIEAYARGIHIDTSRIEELARDLDPSNPEGIQEALSQGVFMPQRTPAQEQALQKLETALALVEGWVDELTAAATEKVLPSAAALRETVRRRRATGGPAEHAFASLVGLELRPRRLREAATLWASLKEERGIDGRDAIWKHPDLLPTAEDLDDPKGFSERRKLAEASDSEVDDALTKLLNGGFDSPEAGPAEDSGAPEDGVAEDSGTAEDDGTDGAAPDAKDK from the coding sequence ATGACCTCCAACCCACTCAATCCGCCTAACGGCGAAGAAAACCCGAAGGATCCGCTGGCAGAAATGCTGCAGAACCTCATGGGCGGCAAGGGCATGGGCGACATCGACCCCGCCGAATTGGCGAAAGCGGCCGGGCTCCCCGACGATCCCAACCTGCTGGCACAGATGTTTTCACAGGTGCAGGCCATGATGAGCGCCCCGTCCGAGGGACCCGTCAATTGGAAACTGGCCCACGACAACGCCCGTCGTGTTGCCGCCAGCAGTTCTGATCCGTCCGTCACGACGCCGCAGTCACGCGAGGTGGACGAGGCCCTGCGGCTTGCCGAACTGTGGCTGGACCCGGTCACCGACCTGCCGGCGACGGGCCTGATCGGCCGCGCCTGGTCGCGTGCAGAGTGGGTCGAGGAAACGCTCGGAACCTGGAAGCGGCTTACGGAGCCGGTGGCCAACAGCATCGCCAACGCGTTGTCCAGCGCAATGACCGAGCAGATGCCCGAGGAAATGAAGTCCATGATGGGCGGCGCTTCCTCCATGCTGCAGAACATGGGCGGCGCCATCTTCGGCATGCAGCTGGGTCAGGCCATCGGTGCACTGTCCGCCGAGGTGGTCAGTTCAACTGACATCGGCGTTCCGCTGGCCGACCTGGAAATGGCGTTGCTTCCGGGCAACGTGGCAAAGTTCGGCGAGGGACTCAGCCTGCCGGAGAACGACATTCGCCTGTTCCTTGCTGTCCGCGAGGCCGCCCACGCCCGGCTGTTCGTCCAGGTCCCGTGGCTGCGGGGGCACCTGCTGGGCGCCATCGAGGCCTACGCCCGAGGCATCCACATCGACACGTCCCGGATTGAAGAGCTCGCCCGGGACCTCGACCCCAGCAACCCCGAAGGAATTCAGGAGGCCCTTTCGCAGGGTGTCTTCATGCCCCAGCGGACCCCGGCCCAGGAGCAGGCCCTCCAGAAACTGGAGACCGCCCTCGCCCTGGTTGAAGGATGGGTTGACGAACTCACCGCGGCGGCCACCGAGAAGGTCCTCCCGTCCGCCGCCGCCCTCCGCGAAACCGTCCGGCGCCGCCGCGCCACCGGCGGCCCTGCCGAACACGCCTTCGCCTCCCTGGTGGGACTGGAACTGCGCCCCCGGCGCCTCCGCGAGGCCGCAACACTGTGGGCGTCCTTGAAGGAAGAGCGCGGCATTGATGGCCGCGATGCCATCTGGAAGCATCCCGACCTGCTCCCCACGGCCGAGGACCTCGATGACCCCAAGGGCTTCAGCGAACGCCGCAAGCTGGCCGAAGCCAGCGACAGCGAGGTGGACGACGCACTCACGAAACTGCTGAACGGCGGCTTCGACAGCCCCGAAGCCGGGCCCGCCGAGGATTCCGGCGCCCCGGAGGATGGTGTGGCAGAGGATAGCGGCACCGCGGAGGATGACGGCACCGATGGCGCTGCTCCCGACGCCAAGGACAAGTAG
- a CDS encoding PDZ domain-containing protein — MTITKGDQPSEESAAATGSGEPAGAEMHGTPKSARDPRVSTMMLAGLLALGLGVTAAVLPVPYVVESPGPTFNTLASDNAKPVISVTGHETFPAKGNLDLTTVYVDGGPNGPVSVFEAFSAWLDGSKAVYPQELIFPTGVTKEQSQQESAVAMTTSQENAVASALHELDIPYGQKLEVADLSDGSAAAGKLKAGDVFASINGKAVTSLTVIQEELAAGKGKPVAVVVDRGGKPVTETVTPARSESGRYILGVLLKYRFTFPFDVKISLDKVGGPSAGMMFALGIIDTVTPGDLTGGKHIAGTGTITPEGAVGPIGGVAVKMHGARAAGATMFLAPAANCAEVTGHIPDGLQVVKVENLDEARRAVELAAKDGDTSGLPGCTNN; from the coding sequence GTGACGATTACCAAGGGCGACCAGCCCTCAGAGGAGTCCGCGGCTGCCACGGGCAGCGGCGAGCCGGCCGGCGCGGAAATGCACGGCACGCCCAAGTCGGCGCGCGACCCCCGGGTCTCGACCATGATGCTCGCCGGACTCCTTGCCCTCGGACTCGGCGTGACAGCCGCCGTCCTGCCGGTCCCGTACGTGGTGGAGTCGCCGGGGCCCACGTTCAACACCCTGGCCAGTGACAACGCCAAGCCCGTCATCAGTGTCACCGGGCACGAGACGTTCCCTGCGAAGGGAAACCTTGACCTCACCACCGTCTACGTGGACGGAGGGCCCAATGGTCCGGTCAGCGTTTTCGAGGCCTTCTCCGCCTGGCTCGACGGCTCGAAGGCCGTCTATCCGCAGGAACTGATCTTCCCGACGGGCGTCACCAAGGAACAGTCGCAGCAGGAGAGCGCCGTGGCCATGACCACGTCGCAGGAGAATGCCGTGGCGTCGGCGCTGCACGAACTCGACATCCCGTACGGGCAGAAACTGGAAGTCGCCGATCTTTCTGACGGCTCAGCCGCCGCGGGCAAGCTCAAGGCGGGAGACGTCTTCGCCTCGATCAACGGCAAGGCGGTCACGTCACTGACGGTGATCCAGGAGGAACTGGCCGCCGGCAAGGGCAAGCCGGTCGCCGTCGTCGTGGACCGTGGCGGGAAGCCGGTCACGGAAACCGTAACGCCGGCCCGGAGCGAATCGGGGCGCTACATCCTGGGCGTCCTGCTCAAGTACCGGTTTACCTTTCCGTTCGACGTGAAAATTTCGCTCGACAAGGTGGGCGGCCCCAGCGCAGGAATGATGTTCGCCCTGGGAATCATCGATACCGTGACGCCCGGAGACCTCACCGGCGGAAAACACATCGCGGGGACGGGCACCATCACACCCGAAGGCGCCGTGGGGCCCATCGGGGGAGTTGCCGTGAAGATGCATGGCGCGCGGGCCGCCGGCGCCACGATGTTCCTCGCACCCGCAGCGAACTGTGCCGAGGTCACCGGGCACATTCCGGACGGTCTCCAGGTGGTCAAAGTGGAGAACCTGGACGAGGCGCGCCGTGCGGTCGAACTGGCCGCAAAGGACGGCGACACATCGGGCCTTCCGGGCTGCACCAACAACTAG
- a CDS encoding UPF0182 family protein, with translation MSRPASPTPPGRLQPRRGALTPTLIVVALVVVGFIFFANVWTDVLWYQQLGFFEVFLTENLARIGIFAVGFAIMFAGVFFAIRIAYHARPVYAPDSEIRDNLNRYQAQLEPVRRVVMIGLPVLFGLFAGSAASSQWQKVLLFFNQEPFGQNDPAFGLDIGFYLMTLPFLGFVTGFLISVAIVAGIAGILTHYLYGSIRIMERGIFTSRAAQIHLAVTGASFLILLGVNFWLDRYAAVQNSGGRWAGALYTDVNAVIPTKAILAVAAVLVAILYIVAAVIGKWRLPVIGTAMLVITSILAGGVYPWVIQQFQVRPSEQTLEREFIERNIGMTRSAYGLDQVKVQRYNATTTTSAGALAPDAQTTANIRLLDPNLISDAFSQLEQFRPYYQFPKALNVDRYLVNGKVQDTVIAVRELNPEGLSPDQQSWLNRHVVYTHGYGVVAAKGNKFTADGKPEFLQSGIPSTGVLGNDKTYEPRIYFGEDSPEYSIVGAPEGAAHREQDRPASKEGGETQYTFTGNGGPNVGSFFNRVLYSIKFQSSDLLLSDGVNDASQILYERNPRERVQKVAPYLTVDGNAYPAVVDGRVKWIVDGYTTSQYYPYSQQEQLSDATKDSQTTAGRNVALPNSSVNYIRNSVKATVDAYDGSVTLYAWDDQDPLLKAWQKVFPTSLKPFSEMSADVMSHVRYPEDLFKVQRELLGRYHVTDPVSFYKNDDAWSVPNDPTVSDPVKQPPFYMSLQMPDQKTPAFQLTSAYIPQVVDGNARNVLYGFLAADSDAGSKKGVKAGSYGELRLLQVPPEAQVPGPGQAQNKFNSDPTVSQALNLLRQGASDVLNGNLLTLPAGGGMLYIQPVYLKSTGETSYPTLQRVLVAFGDKIGFAPTLDAALNQLFGGNSGATAGDKDNNGQTSTPPGGTTPPATGEVGAKAALKAALDEANAAIKAGQEALAKGDFAAYGEQQKKLAAALKKALDAEARIPGTGTASTPTSPSATPTPTPSS, from the coding sequence TTGTCCCGTCCTGCCAGCCCCACCCCGCCCGGAAGACTCCAACCAAGGCGCGGTGCCTTGACGCCGACGCTCATTGTCGTAGCGCTGGTTGTCGTCGGATTCATTTTCTTCGCCAACGTGTGGACGGACGTCCTCTGGTACCAGCAGCTTGGCTTCTTCGAAGTGTTCCTGACGGAAAACCTCGCCAGGATCGGCATCTTTGCCGTTGGATTCGCCATCATGTTCGCCGGCGTTTTCTTCGCCATCCGGATCGCCTACCATGCCCGCCCGGTTTATGCTCCGGACTCTGAAATCCGCGACAACCTCAACCGGTACCAGGCCCAGCTGGAGCCCGTTCGCCGTGTGGTCATGATCGGACTTCCCGTGCTGTTCGGCCTCTTCGCCGGCAGCGCGGCCTCCAGCCAGTGGCAGAAAGTCCTTCTGTTCTTCAACCAGGAGCCCTTCGGCCAGAACGATCCCGCGTTCGGGCTGGACATCGGCTTTTACCTGATGACGCTGCCGTTCCTGGGCTTCGTCACCGGATTCCTGATCAGCGTGGCAATCGTGGCCGGCATTGCCGGCATCCTGACGCACTACCTCTACGGCAGCATCCGGATCATGGAGCGCGGCATCTTCACGAGCCGCGCCGCCCAGATCCACCTCGCCGTGACGGGCGCATCGTTCCTGATCCTCCTCGGCGTAAACTTCTGGCTGGACCGCTACGCCGCCGTGCAGAACAGCGGCGGCCGGTGGGCCGGCGCGCTGTACACGGACGTCAACGCCGTCATCCCCACCAAGGCCATCCTGGCCGTAGCGGCTGTCCTCGTCGCCATCCTCTACATCGTGGCCGCGGTCATCGGAAAGTGGCGGCTGCCCGTCATCGGTACGGCCATGCTGGTCATCACGTCCATCCTCGCCGGCGGCGTGTACCCCTGGGTGATCCAGCAGTTCCAGGTGCGTCCCTCGGAGCAGACGCTGGAACGGGAATTTATCGAGCGCAACATCGGAATGACGCGTTCGGCGTACGGTCTCGACCAGGTCAAGGTGCAGCGGTACAACGCCACCACCACCACCTCAGCCGGGGCGCTGGCGCCGGACGCCCAGACCACCGCCAATATCCGGCTCCTGGACCCGAACCTGATTTCGGACGCCTTCTCGCAGCTCGAACAGTTCCGTCCGTACTACCAGTTCCCCAAGGCCCTCAACGTGGACCGGTACCTGGTCAACGGCAAGGTGCAGGACACCGTCATCGCGGTGCGCGAGCTCAATCCCGAGGGCCTCAGCCCGGATCAGCAGTCCTGGCTGAACCGTCACGTCGTATACACCCACGGCTATGGCGTGGTCGCTGCCAAGGGCAACAAGTTCACGGCGGACGGAAAGCCCGAGTTCCTGCAGTCCGGCATCCCGTCCACGGGTGTCCTCGGCAACGACAAGACCTACGAGCCGCGAATCTACTTCGGCGAGGACTCTCCGGAGTACTCGATCGTGGGAGCGCCGGAGGGCGCGGCGCATCGTGAGCAGGACAGGCCCGCGTCCAAGGAGGGCGGCGAGACCCAGTACACCTTCACGGGCAACGGCGGCCCCAATGTCGGAAGCTTCTTCAACCGGGTCCTGTACTCGATCAAGTTCCAGTCCTCGGACCTCCTGCTTTCCGACGGCGTGAACGACGCTTCGCAGATCCTGTACGAGCGCAACCCCCGTGAACGCGTGCAGAAAGTGGCGCCTTACCTGACCGTTGACGGAAACGCGTACCCCGCCGTCGTCGACGGCCGGGTCAAGTGGATCGTGGACGGTTACACCACCAGCCAGTACTACCCGTACTCCCAGCAGGAACAGCTGTCGGACGCCACCAAGGACTCTCAGACCACCGCCGGCCGCAATGTTGCACTGCCCAACAGCTCGGTGAACTACATCCGCAACTCCGTCAAGGCGACCGTGGATGCCTACGACGGCTCCGTCACCCTCTACGCGTGGGACGATCAGGATCCCCTTCTGAAGGCCTGGCAGAAGGTCTTCCCCACTTCCCTGAAGCCCTTCTCGGAGATGTCTGCGGACGTCATGAGCCACGTCCGCTACCCGGAGGACCTGTTCAAGGTTCAGCGTGAGCTCCTGGGGCGTTACCACGTGACGGACCCCGTGAGCTTCTACAAGAACGACGACGCGTGGAGCGTTCCCAACGATCCCACCGTTTCGGATCCGGTCAAGCAGCCGCCGTTCTACATGTCGCTGCAGATGCCGGACCAGAAGACGCCGGCGTTCCAGCTGACATCGGCCTATATTCCCCAGGTGGTGGACGGGAATGCCCGCAACGTGCTCTATGGATTCCTGGCCGCCGATTCGGACGCGGGCAGTAAGAAGGGCGTGAAGGCCGGTTCATACGGTGAGCTCAGGCTCCTGCAGGTTCCGCCGGAGGCCCAGGTTCCGGGCCCAGGCCAGGCACAGAACAAGTTCAACTCTGATCCGACGGTGTCGCAGGCACTGAACCTGCTGCGGCAGGGTGCCTCCGACGTGCTGAACGGCAACCTGCTGACGCTGCCGGCCGGTGGCGGCATGCTGTACATCCAGCCTGTCTACCTCAAGTCCACGGGTGAGACGTCCTACCCGACCCTGCAGCGGGTGCTGGTGGCCTTTGGCGACAAGATCGGCTTCGCGCCCACCTTGGATGCCGCCCTGAACCAGTTGTTCGGCGGCAATTCCGGGGCGACGGCCGGAGACAAGGACAACAACGGGCAGACGTCCACGCCGCCCGGCGGCACGACGCCTCCGGCAACGGGCGAGGTGGGTGCCAAGGCTGCGCTGAAGGCCGCCCTGGACGAAGCCAACGCCGCCATCAAGGCCGGCCAGGAGGCTTTGGCGAAGGGCGATTTCGCGGCCTACGGCGAACAGCAGAAGAAGCTGGCGGCGGCGTTGAAGAAGGCGCTGGACGCCGAGGCCAGGATTCCCGGCACCGGCACTGCCAGCACTCCGACGTCACCGTCTGCCACGCCGACGCCGACGCCGAGCAGTTAG
- a CDS encoding cytochrome b/b6 domain-containing protein, producing MSTTKNKSGTSKGKRSRLYWAVPAALVAMVLVVLLAKWLTGLPAVRSFMTDYPGHSELPAGAPVGFPAWLAWQHFLNAFFLLLIIRTGWQVRTTMRPGGYWTRNNKGLIRTKTAPTKISLELWFHLTLDALWILNGLIFAVLLFATGQWMRIVPTGWDVFPNAASAVLQYASLNWPTENGWVNYNALQLLTYFVTVFIAAPLAFITGLRMSNAWPKKAAALNKAYPIEAARAVHFPVMIYFVAFIVVHVFLVLATGALRNLNHMYGGSDDVSWVGFWIFAASVAVMVGAWFLARPLFLRPIASLMGKVTSR from the coding sequence ATGTCCACAACGAAGAACAAGTCCGGCACTTCGAAGGGCAAGCGGTCCAGGCTCTACTGGGCGGTGCCTGCGGCGCTTGTGGCCATGGTGCTGGTGGTCCTTCTCGCCAAGTGGCTCACGGGCCTGCCCGCGGTCCGGTCCTTCATGACGGACTACCCGGGGCACTCGGAGCTGCCGGCCGGTGCTCCCGTCGGTTTCCCCGCGTGGCTGGCGTGGCAGCACTTCCTGAACGCCTTCTTCCTCCTGCTCATCATCCGCACCGGGTGGCAGGTGCGGACCACTATGCGGCCGGGCGGCTACTGGACCCGCAACAACAAGGGACTCATCCGGACCAAGACCGCCCCCACGAAAATCAGCCTGGAACTGTGGTTCCACCTGACCCTGGACGCGCTCTGGATCCTGAACGGGCTGATCTTCGCGGTCCTGCTGTTCGCCACCGGTCAATGGATGCGGATCGTGCCCACCGGCTGGGACGTTTTCCCCAATGCAGCCTCCGCCGTGCTCCAGTACGCGTCGCTGAACTGGCCCACGGAAAACGGCTGGGTCAACTACAACGCCCTGCAGTTGCTGACGTACTTCGTGACCGTCTTCATCGCCGCTCCGCTGGCATTCATCACCGGCCTGCGGATGTCCAACGCGTGGCCCAAAAAAGCTGCCGCCCTCAACAAGGCCTACCCGATCGAGGCCGCCAGGGCAGTGCACTTCCCTGTGATGATCTACTTCGTGGCGTTCATCGTTGTCCACGTGTTCCTGGTCCTGGCCACCGGCGCCCTGCGGAACCTCAATCACATGTATGGCGGAAGCGACGACGTGAGCTGGGTGGGTTTCTGGATCTTCGCCGCGTCGGTGGCGGTAATGGTCGGGGCGTGGTTCCTGGCCAGGCCGCTGTTCCTGCGCCCCATTGCCTCCCTCATGGGCAAGGTCACCAGCCGCTGA
- a CDS encoding deoxyribodipyrimidine photo-lyase: MASTIVWLRDDLRLDDNPALVAAASLPDPLTVVYILDEVSPGIRPLGGAAKWWLHHSLSALAADLESNGSRLLLRRGGAASVIRELAEQTAAGAIFWNRRYGLPERTLDAGIKEWATEQGIDATSHQANLLFEPWTVRTGTGGPYKVFTPFWRSCLAGAEPRPPAGSPAQFPKPATVSGSVPAGDDLDSWGLLPRSPDWSGGLAEAWTPGEEGAHRRLEDFLDGPVEEYGTGRDVPGVEGTSRLSPYLRFGEISPFRIWHALRERFPRHAPADVGIFRSELGWREFCWQLLYENPGLATENYRPEFDRFAWQTPSAAELAAWQQGRTGYPLVDAGMRQLWQTGWMHNRVRMAAASFLVKNLLADWRLGEAWFWDTLVDADPASNPANWQWVAGSGADASPYFRIFNPVTQSKKFDAGGRYLRGFIPELAALDDSAVHEPWKNPAAAPNYPGPLVGLQESRERALESYQQLKAT; the protein is encoded by the coding sequence ATGGCTTCCACGATTGTCTGGCTCAGGGACGACCTTCGCCTCGACGACAACCCGGCCCTCGTTGCCGCGGCCTCCCTGCCGGATCCGCTGACCGTGGTCTACATCCTGGATGAGGTCTCTCCCGGAATCCGCCCGCTCGGCGGAGCCGCCAAATGGTGGCTTCACCATTCGCTGTCCGCTCTTGCCGCGGACCTGGAGTCGAACGGATCACGCCTGCTGCTCCGCCGGGGTGGCGCCGCCTCCGTCATCCGGGAACTGGCGGAGCAGACCGCTGCCGGGGCCATCTTTTGGAACCGGCGTTACGGGCTGCCGGAGCGGACGCTGGACGCCGGCATCAAGGAGTGGGCCACCGAACAGGGCATTGACGCCACGAGCCACCAGGCGAACCTGCTGTTCGAGCCGTGGACGGTCCGGACTGGCACGGGAGGCCCGTACAAGGTGTTCACGCCGTTCTGGCGTTCCTGCCTGGCCGGAGCAGAGCCCCGGCCACCTGCCGGCTCACCCGCTCAGTTTCCAAAACCCGCCACTGTGTCCGGCTCCGTGCCGGCCGGTGACGATCTCGACAGCTGGGGGCTGCTCCCCCGCAGCCCCGACTGGAGCGGGGGCCTCGCGGAGGCCTGGACGCCCGGCGAAGAAGGAGCCCACCGGCGGCTTGAGGACTTCCTGGACGGGCCTGTTGAAGAATACGGGACCGGACGGGACGTGCCCGGGGTAGAGGGCACAAGCCGGCTTTCCCCGTATCTTCGCTTTGGCGAGATCAGCCCGTTCCGGATCTGGCACGCGCTCCGCGAGCGGTTCCCGCGGCACGCTCCGGCCGACGTCGGTATTTTTCGAAGCGAGCTCGGCTGGCGTGAATTCTGCTGGCAGCTCCTGTACGAAAATCCTGGCCTGGCGACAGAGAATTACCGTCCCGAGTTCGACCGCTTTGCCTGGCAAACGCCGTCGGCGGCCGAACTGGCGGCGTGGCAGCAGGGTCGCACGGGGTATCCGCTCGTGGACGCGGGCATGCGGCAACTGTGGCAGACCGGCTGGATGCACAACCGGGTCCGCATGGCCGCGGCGTCGTTCCTGGTGAAGAACCTGCTGGCCGACTGGCGCCTGGGTGAGGCCTGGTTCTGGGACACACTCGTTGACGCCGATCCGGCCAGCAATCCGGCCAACTGGCAGTGGGTGGCGGGCTCGGGCGCGGATGCTTCGCCCTACTTCCGGATTTTCAATCCCGTGACGCAAAGCAAGAAGTTCGACGCCGGCGGCCGGTACCTTCGCGGGTTCATCCCGGAACTCGCCGCCCTGGATGACAGTGCCGTCCACGAGCCCTGGAAAAACCCGGCTGCGGCGCCGAACTATCCGGGCCCGCTGGTGGGCCTGCAGGAATCCCGCGAACGCGCGCTGGAGAGCTACCAGCAGCTCAAGGCGACCTGA
- a CDS encoding PspA/IM30 family protein, with protein sequence MKQSIFGRMAQLAKANINSLLDQAEDPQKMLDQMVRDYTNNIAEAEAAVAQTIGNLRMLQDDYNEDIKNAQDWGNKALAASRKADEYRSGGNAADAQKFDNLAKVALQRQMSSENEARAAEPNIASQSEVVDRLKTGLDQMKGKLNQLTSKRNELVARSKTAAAQSQVHDALKSIDFMDPTSEVGRFEEKIRREEAKVRGQQELAASSLDAQFNQLEDLGEQTEIEARLAALKSGGAKPAIGAGANGSASGSTVEEADFDKL encoded by the coding sequence ATGAAGCAGTCCATTTTCGGCCGCATGGCGCAGCTGGCAAAGGCCAACATCAACTCCTTGCTGGACCAGGCTGAGGATCCGCAAAAGATGCTGGACCAGATGGTCAGGGACTACACCAACAACATTGCGGAAGCCGAAGCTGCTGTGGCCCAGACCATCGGAAACCTGCGCATGCTCCAGGACGATTACAACGAGGACATCAAGAACGCCCAGGACTGGGGCAACAAGGCCCTGGCGGCGTCGCGCAAGGCCGATGAGTACCGGTCCGGCGGCAATGCAGCCGACGCCCAGAAATTCGACAACCTCGCGAAGGTTGCCCTGCAGCGCCAGATGTCCTCGGAGAACGAGGCAAGGGCAGCTGAACCCAACATTGCATCCCAGTCCGAGGTGGTGGACCGGCTCAAGACCGGCCTGGACCAGATGAAGGGGAAGCTCAACCAGCTCACCAGCAAGCGCAACGAGCTGGTTGCCCGTTCGAAGACGGCTGCCGCGCAGTCCCAGGTCCACGACGCCCTCAAGAGCATCGACTTCATGGACCCCACCAGCGAAGTCGGGCGTTTCGAGGAGAAAATCCGCCGCGAAGAGGCAAAGGTCCGCGGCCAGCAGGAGCTCGCGGCGTCGAGCCTTGACGCCCAGTTCAACCAGCTGGAGGATCTCGGCGAGCAGACGGAAATCGAGGCACGCCTGGCCGCTCTGAAGTCCGGAGGCGCCAAGCCTGCCATCGGCGCCGGAGCCAACGGTTCGGCGTCAGGATCGACCGTCGAAGAGGCTGACTTCGACAAGCTCTAG
- a CDS encoding TPM domain-containing protein, translating to MRSMLKRVLAVIGLTGMLAFPAAAAWAEDPVPIPSGQNIVDKANVLGSRKGEVQDAIQKLLKDHKYNLYVVTVNSFENPAKPADWGKAVAEQKGMGRADVLLAISTAGQYYFAPNSASAIASKAGAISQNAVAANLAGGKKDYAQAAIDTAAAVGDAAGGGSGTVPSGGGAGTAVLVGAGVLAAGGAGTYLYLRNRRKKAQASSASYGPQGAELDPLASLSVDELRKKSGSLLIEADDAIKSSEQELGFAEAQYGESAVGNFTRALQEAKGHMSESFKLQQQLDDHIPDTEEQQRSWLGEIIRRSEAALSSLQEQKADFDSLRELEKNAPQALAAVNAEAVDADAKIAKAEQTLAELRGKYADSALVQVADNITQAKERLAFVQNAGATAHEKLETGEGSLAAVAVRAAEESLHQTNVLLGAISKVAGSLDEARQGLESAVVDTSQDLAQAKAMIQTGEHPELSGPVAGVEAALAQVKSEIQGGRIDPIATLERVESAHRTLDQALSGIRDQQEQARRAQASLQQTIMSAQAQISATSDYITARRGGVGTEARTRLAEAQRNLDYALSISRNDPVTALTYAQQAHALAAQAAQLAQSDVDSFGGYANQGYGRNSMFGGGGGGGLGGAILGGILINSILNGGSGGGWGGGHSDGGDGGGWGGDSGGGFGGGDFGGGDFGGGDSGSF from the coding sequence ATGCGGTCAATGTTGAAACGTGTTCTCGCCGTGATCGGCCTGACTGGAATGCTGGCGTTTCCCGCCGCGGCAGCTTGGGCTGAGGATCCGGTACCCATCCCGTCCGGCCAGAACATCGTAGATAAGGCTAATGTCCTGGGCAGCCGCAAGGGTGAAGTCCAGGACGCCATCCAGAAGCTGCTCAAGGACCACAAGTACAACCTGTACGTGGTCACTGTGAATTCCTTTGAAAACCCCGCAAAGCCCGCGGACTGGGGCAAGGCCGTCGCCGAACAGAAGGGCATGGGCAGGGCTGATGTCCTCCTTGCCATCTCAACCGCCGGCCAGTACTACTTCGCCCCGAACTCGGCGAGTGCCATTGCCTCAAAGGCCGGGGCCATCTCACAAAACGCGGTCGCAGCCAACCTGGCTGGCGGAAAGAAGGACTACGCACAGGCTGCCATTGACACCGCGGCAGCCGTTGGTGATGCTGCCGGCGGCGGGAGCGGCACCGTTCCGTCCGGCGGCGGCGCCGGAACGGCCGTCCTCGTGGGTGCCGGCGTCCTGGCGGCAGGCGGTGCGGGAACCTATCTCTACCTCAGGAACCGCAGGAAGAAGGCCCAGGCGTCCAGCGCGAGCTACGGCCCGCAGGGCGCGGAGCTTGATCCCCTTGCTTCGTTGAGTGTCGACGAACTCCGCAAGAAGAGCGGCTCGCTGCTGATCGAGGCCGACGACGCCATCAAGTCCAGCGAGCAGGAGCTCGGCTTCGCAGAGGCCCAGTACGGTGAGTCCGCCGTCGGCAACTTCACCCGGGCGCTCCAGGAGGCCAAGGGGCATATGTCCGAATCCTTCAAGCTACAGCAGCAGCTGGACGACCACATTCCCGACACCGAGGAGCAGCAGCGCAGCTGGCTGGGCGAAATCATCCGCCGCTCCGAGGCAGCCCTGTCATCGCTCCAAGAGCAGAAGGCCGACTTCGACTCGCTCCGCGAACTGGAAAAGAACGCGCCGCAGGCCCTGGCCGCCGTCAACGCCGAGGCCGTGGACGCCGACGCGAAAATAGCGAAGGCTGAACAGACGCTGGCTGAGCTGCGCGGCAAGTACGCCGACAGCGCGCTCGTCCAGGTCGCGGACAACATCACCCAGGCCAAGGAACGCCTCGCCTTCGTTCAGAACGCTGGTGCCACCGCCCACGAAAAGCTCGAAACAGGCGAGGGAAGCCTTGCCGCCGTGGCGGTCCGTGCCGCCGAGGAGAGCCTGCATCAGACCAACGTGCTCCTGGGCGCCATTTCCAAGGTTGCCGGCAGCCTGGACGAGGCCCGGCAGGGACTCGAATCCGCAGTCGTGGACACGTCCCAGGACCTGGCCCAGGCGAAGGCCATGATCCAGACCGGCGAGCATCCGGAGCTTTCCGGCCCGGTAGCCGGCGTGGAAGCGGCACTGGCCCAGGTGAAGAGTGAAATCCAAGGCGGCAGGATTGACCCGATCGCCACGCTCGAGCGCGTCGAATCGGCGCACCGGACCCTGGACCAGGCCCTGAGCGGTATCCGTGACCAGCAAGAGCAGGCACGCCGTGCCCAGGCATCCCTGCAGCAGACCATCATGTCTGCACAGGCGCAGATCAGCGCGACCTCGGATTACATCACGGCCAGGCGCGGCGGGGTGGGTACTGAAGCCCGGACCCGGCTGGCGGAGGCCCAGCGCAACCTCGATTACGCGCTGTCCATCTCACGCAATGATCCCGTCACCGCACTGACGTACGCGCAGCAGGCGCACGCCCTCGCTGCCCAGGCCGCCCAGCTGGCCCAGTCCGACGTCGACAGTTTCGGCGGTTACGCCAATCAGGGCTATGGCAGGAACAGCATGTTCGGCGGCGGCGGAGGCGGCGGCCTGGGCGGCGCCATACTTGGCGGCATCCTCATCAACTCCATCCTGAACGGCGGCAGCGGCGGCGGCTGGGGTGGCGGTCACAGCGACGGCGGCGACGGCGGAGGCTGGGGCGGCGACTCAGGCGGCGGCTTCGGCGGCGGCGACTTTGGCGGCGGCGACTTCGGCGGAGGCGACTCCGGCAGTTTCTAG